The following proteins are encoded in a genomic region of Glycine soja cultivar W05 chromosome 17, ASM419377v2, whole genome shotgun sequence:
- the LOC114393690 gene encoding F-box protein CPR1-like, translating to MHANPITVSNMANLPVEVVTEILSRLPVKSVIRLRSTCKWWRSIIDSRHFILFHLNKSHTSLILRHRSQLYSLDLKSLLDPNPFELSHPLMCYSNSIKVLGSSNGLLCISNVADDIALWNPFLRKHRILPSDRFHRPESSLFAARVYGFGHHPPSNDYKLLSITYFVDLHKRTFDSQVQLYTLKSDSWKNLPSMPYALCCARTMGVFVSGSLHWLVTRKLQPDEPDLIVAFDLTSETFCEVPLPATVNGNFDMQVALLGGCLCVVEHRGTGFHVWVMRVYGSRDSWEKLFSLTENHHHEMGSGKLKYVRPLALDDGDRVLFEHNRSKLCWYDLKTGDVSCVKLPSGIGNTIEGTVCVQSLVPPTLLSLRDESQEKNRKKRDDFLSKGFKLTL from the exons ATGCATGCAAATCCAATCACAGTATCGAACATGGCAAATCTTCCGGTGGAAGTTGTCACCGAAATCCTGTCCCGTCTACCGGTGAAGTCGGTTATCCGGCTGCGGTCCACCTGCAAGTGGTGGCGGTCCATCATCGACAGCAGGCACTTCATCCTCTTCCACCTCAACAAATCCCACACCAGTCTCATTCTCCGGCACCGCTCCCAGCTCTACTCCTTGGACCTCAAATCCCTCCTCGACCCCAACCCCTTTGAACTTAGCCACCCCCTGATGTGCTACAGCAACAGCATCAAGGTCCTCGGCTCCTCCAATGGCCTCCTCTGCATCTCCAATGTCGCCGACGACATCGCCCTCTGGAACCCTTTCCTCCGCAAGCACCGTATTCTCCCCTCCGACCGCTTTCACCGCCCCGAATCCTCCCTCTTCGCCGCCCGCGTCTACGGCTTCGGCCACCACCCCCCCTCCAATGACTACAAGCTCCTCAGCATTACCTACTTCGTCGATCTCCACAAACGCACCTTCGATTCCCAGGTCCAGCTCTACACCCTCAAATCCGACTCCTGGAAGAATCTCCCCTCCATGCCCTACGCTCTCTGCTGCGCTCGCACCATGGGCGTCTTCGTCTCCGGCTCCCTCCACTGGCTCGTCACCCGAAAACTCCAACCTGACGAGCCCGATCTCATCGTCGCCTTCGACCTCACAAGCGAGACCTTCTGTGAAGTGCCGCTCCCTGCAACCGTTAACGGAAATTTCGACATGCAGGTGGCTTTATTAGGTGGCTGTCTCTGCGTCGTGGAGCATAGGGGAACTGGATTTCATGTCTGGGTCATGAGAGTGTACGGATCTAGAGATTCTTGGGAGAAGCTTTTTTCATTAACAGAGAACCACCACCATGAGATGGGATCGGGAAAATTGAAATATGTGAGGCCTTTGGCTTTGGATGATGGGGACAGGGTTTTGTTCGAACACAACCGTAGCAAGCTCTGTTGGTATGACCTCAAAACTGGTGATGTGAGTTGCGTTAAATTACCTTCTGGAATTGGAAACACAATTGAAGGAACGGTTTGTGTACAAAGCCTGGTCCCGCCAACTTTACTGAGCCTGCGTGATGAGAGCCAGGAGAAAAATAGGAAGAAAAG GGATGACTTCCTCTCTAAGGGGTTCAAATTGACATTGTAA